A single region of the Bdellovibrionales bacterium CG10_big_fil_rev_8_21_14_0_10_45_34 genome encodes:
- the flgK gene encoding flagellar hook-associated protein FlgK, which translates to MSKISSMLDIGKRSMANSQTALQTVSHNIANQGTKGYSRQRVEMQTSEPVGLGKLRIGMGAKSASVTRTNNPFLEKQILGEGSKLGYSQSESDALSRVEQIFNEQINRGLSNFVSDFFNSFRELANNPESLATRTQVREAAAFLTKDFSRISGQLKKIQSELDQQIVSQVQEVNGMAQEIANLNEKIQMVELNGGYANDERDQRDQVLKDLGQKIDMNVSESEDGQLNVTVGGTAVLVSGYSYGQLQAAPSAEMGNKRESNYSIYFTPAEKSAPTDITQRIRGGAIGAAIHVRDGALNDNLHSLDEMAFVLAEKVNEAHRLGYNAKGETGLDFFSPLAQVRDAAEQMDLSAEIHRDLNRISAGARPDAPGDNRIALLISSIQDRRIMGDGESTVNDHYNGIVGKLAVQTKKANSVTEHQKGIVSQLNNVRESISGVSLDEETVKMIEFQKAYQASAKMVQVADELLETVINMV; encoded by the coding sequence ATGTCTAAAATTAGCTCAATGCTCGACATAGGCAAACGCTCTATGGCGAACAGCCAAACCGCACTTCAAACCGTTTCGCACAACATCGCGAATCAAGGAACCAAGGGCTACTCGCGCCAACGAGTGGAAATGCAAACAAGCGAGCCGGTGGGTCTTGGGAAGCTGCGTATTGGGATGGGCGCCAAGTCAGCCTCGGTCACTCGGACTAACAATCCCTTTCTTGAAAAGCAAATCTTAGGTGAAGGTTCCAAACTTGGTTACTCGCAGAGTGAGTCGGACGCGCTCTCAAGAGTAGAGCAAATCTTTAACGAACAGATAAATCGAGGCTTAAGCAATTTTGTATCAGATTTCTTTAATTCATTTCGCGAACTTGCGAATAATCCGGAAAGTTTGGCGACACGAACGCAAGTGAGAGAAGCTGCCGCTTTCTTAACAAAAGACTTTTCAAGGATCAGTGGGCAATTGAAGAAGATACAAAGTGAACTTGATCAACAGATTGTCAGTCAGGTTCAAGAGGTCAATGGGATGGCGCAAGAGATTGCAAATCTCAACGAGAAGATCCAAATGGTGGAGTTGAATGGCGGCTACGCAAACGATGAAAGAGATCAAAGGGATCAAGTTCTCAAAGACTTAGGACAGAAGATAGATATGAATGTTTCTGAGTCAGAGGATGGGCAACTAAACGTAACTGTCGGAGGCACAGCGGTTCTGGTTTCGGGATACTCTTACGGACAGTTACAAGCTGCTCCATCGGCGGAGATGGGTAACAAGCGAGAGTCTAATTATAGCATTTATTTTACTCCTGCAGAGAAGTCTGCGCCGACAGATATTACTCAGCGCATCCGTGGTGGTGCAATCGGAGCAGCGATTCATGTTCGAGATGGCGCTTTAAATGATAATTTGCATTCCCTCGATGAGATGGCGTTTGTTCTCGCAGAGAAAGTAAATGAAGCGCATCGCTTAGGATACAACGCCAAGGGCGAGACCGGTTTAGATTTTTTTAGTCCTCTTGCTCAAGTGAGAGATGCGGCTGAGCAAATGGATTTGTCTGCAGAAATTCACAGGGATCTGAACCGCATTTCGGCCGGTGCTCGGCCAGACGCTCCAGGTGACAACCGAATAGCGCTGCTCATCTCTTCTATTCAAGATCGACGCATTATGGGGGATGGAGAGAGCACGGTTAACGACCATTATAACGGAATTGTTGGCAAGCTTGCTGTACAAACGAAAAAAGCAAACTCCGTAACGGAGCACCAGAAGGGTATCGTGTCTCAGTTAAATAACGTACGTGAAAGTATTAGCGGAGTTTCTCTAGACGAAGAAACCGTCAAGATGATTGAGTTTCAAAAGGCGTATCAAGCATCGGCAAAGATGGTGCAAGTAGCTGATGAGCTATTAGAGACAGTGATTAACATGGTTTAG
- the flgM gene encoding flagellar biosynthesis anti-sigma factor FlgM, giving the protein MKVNGNISNLTAGINAKGLEQQKGSEKSSNANSADALLNNESAKVDLSERAKDILRAKEIAMNTSDVDEEKVARLQSLIDSGKYKVDAQAIADRMVDDHLIFDAGSDDE; this is encoded by the coding sequence ATGAAGGTGAATGGCAATATATCTAATCTAACTGCAGGAATAAATGCTAAAGGCCTGGAGCAACAAAAGGGCAGTGAAAAATCTTCGAATGCGAACTCTGCAGATGCCCTGCTAAATAATGAATCAGCAAAGGTAGATCTTTCGGAAAGAGCGAAAGACATTTTAAGGGCTAAAGAAATTGCCATGAATACGAGTGACGTCGACGAAGAAAAAGTAGCCAGACTTCAAAGTTTGATTGATTCTGGAAAGTACAAAGTAGATGCGCAGGCAATTGCGGATCGTATGGTTGACGACCATTTGATATTCGATGCCGGATCGGATGACGAGTGA
- the flgI gene encoding flagellar biosynthesis protein FlgA (part of the basal body which consists of four rings L, P, S, and M mounted on a central rod; Bradyrhizobium has one thick flagellum and several thin flagella; the Bradyrhizobium protein in this cluster is associated with the thin flagella), which translates to MINTKLKEPFAKVLLAAGVAVAPPPDAVKLNEQTTISDGIRVKDLANVRGVRANQLIGYGLVVGLGGTGDGKMEFTSKSLARMFESLGLKLDSKEVVSKNVAAVLITAELPPFARAGNTLDITVNSIGDASSLRGGTLVQTPLRAANQQVFAVAQGSVIVGETSKGSKPHLTVGRISGGAIIERDLDTDFASKKMFRLTLHNPDFTTAARLVKTVNADLGGQYATAKDSSTIDMVVPFQYEGNAVEFLALIENLKLHPDQKAKVVVNQRTGTIVMGKHVRISEVALTHEGLSLTVGGGDKKKKDGKSQNVFLLEPEANVGELVNALNGLGITPKDLIVILQSIKSAGALHGELDIL; encoded by the coding sequence ATGATAAACACCAAACTAAAAGAACCCTTCGCGAAAGTTCTGCTTGCGGCAGGAGTAGCGGTTGCGCCACCACCAGATGCGGTCAAACTTAATGAACAGACAACTATAAGTGATGGCATACGAGTTAAGGACCTCGCCAATGTTCGGGGCGTTCGGGCAAATCAGTTAATTGGTTACGGGCTTGTGGTAGGACTGGGCGGCACGGGTGATGGCAAAATGGAATTCACCTCTAAGAGTCTGGCGCGTATGTTCGAGTCACTCGGCCTTAAGCTCGATTCAAAGGAAGTGGTCAGCAAGAATGTTGCTGCAGTACTTATAACTGCAGAGCTTCCACCATTTGCTCGCGCAGGCAATACCTTAGACATAACGGTGAACTCAATCGGCGATGCTTCCAGCTTAAGAGGCGGAACATTGGTCCAAACCCCTCTGCGTGCGGCCAATCAACAAGTGTTCGCAGTGGCGCAGGGCTCAGTAATTGTGGGCGAAACATCCAAAGGTTCAAAGCCACATCTAACCGTGGGCAGAATCAGCGGGGGCGCGATAATTGAGCGAGATTTAGATACGGATTTCGCTTCAAAGAAAATGTTTAGATTAACACTCCACAACCCTGATTTTACCACCGCGGCTAGACTGGTGAAGACTGTCAATGCTGACCTGGGCGGGCAATATGCAACAGCAAAAGATAGTTCAACTATCGATATGGTTGTTCCTTTTCAATACGAAGGCAATGCAGTCGAGTTTCTTGCTCTCATCGAAAACTTGAAGCTTCATCCGGATCAAAAAGCAAAAGTAGTTGTAAACCAAAGAACTGGCACCATCGTGATGGGAAAGCACGTTCGCATTTCTGAAGTGGCTTTGACTCACGAAGGACTGAGTTTAACAGTGGGCGGAGGAGATAAGAAAAAGAAAGACGGCAAATCACAAAATGTTTTCTTGTTGGAGCCAGAAGCCAATGTGGGTGAGCTTGTCAATGCACTTAATGGTCTAGGAATTACGCCTAAGGACCTGATCGTCATCTTGCAAAGTATAAAATCAGCTGGAGCTTTGCACGGGGAACTGGACATTTTGTGA
- the flgA gene encoding flagella basal body P-ring formation protein FlgA — protein MDRLSTATLLILTAAASVWLTSVVQGKEKDLGVVINIRFKSENVFDKEAKLSELLEEKDLHYFSKDCLEQPVIPQRLNSQTFKVRGDHVSDKMANCLRGDIAVAMNVPEFLIVENENDTFSESNIKREMLQRLQDSCADCQFLLLHEITLPEAPAKDEEWRIALENKTLTNSVLFKLEISRMGLLIRRHWLNQKIEITKELPVAVKLIGSGQRITSSDFEYRTVRLDILRDGVPTKEHLIGRRIKRPLKLNEPIWSRFLEPVYLVEKGAPVSAIYQSSKMKVELKTVSKSSGQIGDWVNVASPSGASVLKAKVIGEGLVEVL, from the coding sequence ATGGATAGATTGAGCACTGCCACTTTATTAATACTTACAGCTGCAGCGTCGGTCTGGCTCACTTCAGTCGTGCAGGGTAAAGAAAAAGATTTAGGCGTGGTGATCAACATTCGGTTTAAGTCAGAGAATGTTTTCGACAAGGAAGCCAAACTTTCAGAACTATTAGAAGAGAAGGACTTACATTACTTTTCAAAAGATTGCCTCGAGCAGCCGGTTATCCCGCAAAGACTCAATTCGCAGACTTTCAAGGTACGAGGTGATCACGTCAGCGATAAAATGGCCAATTGCCTTCGTGGAGATATCGCCGTAGCGATGAATGTTCCCGAATTTCTAATAGTTGAAAATGAAAACGACACATTTAGTGAGAGTAATATTAAAAGGGAGATGCTCCAGCGACTGCAGGATTCGTGCGCCGACTGCCAATTTCTTCTTTTACACGAGATCACGCTCCCGGAAGCACCTGCAAAGGATGAAGAATGGCGCATCGCACTTGAAAACAAAACTCTAACTAACTCTGTTTTATTCAAACTAGAGATAAGCCGGATGGGCCTGTTGATTCGGCGGCACTGGTTAAATCAAAAAATTGAAATCACCAAAGAGTTACCTGTGGCCGTTAAACTCATTGGGTCTGGCCAGAGAATCACTAGCAGTGATTTCGAATATCGAACAGTGCGCTTGGATATTCTGCGGGATGGTGTTCCTACCAAGGAACACCTAATTGGTCGGCGAATAAAGCGACCCCTTAAACTTAACGAACCAATATGGTCTCGTTTTTTGGAGCCTGTCTACTTAGTAGAAAAGGGCGCTCCTGTTTCTGCAATCTATCAGAGTTCAAAAATGAAGGTTGAACTGAAGACAGTTTCAAAAAGCAGTGGGCAGATTGGAGATTGGGTGAATGTGGCCAGTCCCAGCGGGGCTTCGGTATTGAAGGCGAAGGTTATTGGGGAGGGGCTGGTTGAAGTTCTGTAG
- the flgG gene encoding flagellar basal-body rod protein FlgG, translated as MIKALNTAATGMQAQQTNMDVIANNISNVNTTGFKQSRAEFEDLMYQTQKEPGSVVGENTNTPTGVQVGLGVKTASVQKDFKIGSAKITNNPFDMQIEGDGLFMVQLPDGQIGYTRDGSFRKSADGRVVDKNGHALLPEITIPPNAIGVDISGDGQVSVSIAAGQAPENVGQIEIVNFVNPTGLRANGKNVFLPTLASGQPNQGVPGTNGLGGIAQGQLEGSNVNIVESMVDMIGAQRGFETNSKVISAADQMLQTVNNLR; from the coding sequence ATGATTAAAGCGCTGAACACAGCTGCAACCGGAATGCAAGCTCAGCAAACGAATATGGATGTCATCGCCAACAACATATCGAACGTCAATACGACCGGCTTTAAGCAAAGCCGCGCAGAATTTGAAGATTTAATGTACCAAACTCAAAAGGAGCCCGGCTCTGTCGTCGGCGAAAACACAAATACTCCAACGGGCGTTCAAGTTGGATTGGGAGTAAAGACAGCATCAGTACAGAAAGATTTTAAGATAGGTTCTGCAAAGATCACAAACAACCCCTTCGATATGCAGATCGAAGGTGACGGTTTGTTTATGGTTCAATTGCCTGACGGGCAGATAGGCTACACAAGAGATGGCTCATTTAGAAAATCAGCTGATGGTCGCGTTGTTGACAAGAATGGCCACGCTCTTTTGCCAGAGATTACAATTCCACCAAACGCTATTGGCGTAGACATTTCAGGTGATGGACAGGTGTCGGTAAGCATCGCAGCTGGGCAGGCCCCCGAGAATGTGGGGCAGATAGAGATTGTGAATTTCGTAAATCCGACTGGATTGAGGGCCAATGGAAAAAATGTTTTCTTACCTACATTGGCAAGCGGTCAGCCAAATCAAGGTGTTCCGGGAACAAATGGCCTTGGGGGAATTGCTCAGGGTCAGCTTGAAGGGAGCAATGTAAATATAGTTGAGTCGATGGTGGACATGATTGGAGCGCAGAGAGGCTTCGAAACAAATTCAAAAGTGATCTCCGCTGCCGATCAAATGCTTCAAACAGTTAACAATCTTAGATAA
- the flgF gene encoding flagellar basal-body rod protein FlgF — MSIKGIYTAMSGAIAQSQKIDTIANNIANASTPAFKRDEQVFKEYLTSYEQASQELNVPKVPASMESFYDTQGSERTPVANVGTFTDHSQGSFKTTGNPLDLAINGNGYFEVLTPRGVRLTRAGAFRVDQDGRLVTRNGDLVLQRAEGTNEPQGREVRLTNSPVTIDNSGQIIQDGEPLATLSVVNVVEPTQLRKEGQLLYMPPEAANILNAPGGYTVQQGTLELSNVEVIKEMSDLIQAHRVFDTNQRAVKAYDAMSEKIANTIPRLD, encoded by the coding sequence ATGTCCATTAAAGGAATATACACAGCAATGAGTGGTGCAATCGCCCAATCTCAAAAGATTGATACGATTGCAAACAATATTGCGAACGCCAGCACCCCGGCCTTTAAGCGCGATGAACAAGTGTTCAAAGAATATCTGACTTCCTACGAGCAGGCCTCTCAAGAATTAAACGTACCTAAGGTGCCGGCAAGCATGGAGTCGTTTTATGACACTCAGGGGTCAGAGCGAACGCCAGTGGCCAATGTGGGCACATTCACCGATCACTCGCAGGGAAGCTTCAAGACTACAGGTAATCCACTAGATTTAGCCATTAATGGTAATGGCTACTTCGAAGTTCTCACTCCAAGGGGAGTCAGACTCACCAGAGCGGGAGCGTTCAGAGTGGATCAAGACGGTAGGCTCGTTACAAGAAATGGAGACTTAGTTTTGCAGCGAGCAGAGGGCACAAATGAGCCCCAAGGGCGTGAAGTTCGTCTCACAAATTCTCCTGTAACAATTGATAACAGCGGTCAAATTATTCAGGATGGCGAACCGTTGGCTACACTATCTGTTGTAAATGTTGTTGAGCCAACCCAGTTGAGAAAAGAGGGGCAGCTTCTCTATATGCCGCCTGAGGCAGCAAACATTCTAAACGCTCCAGGGGGTTACACAGTTCAACAGGGCACACTCGAGCTTAGCAATGTGGAAGTTATTAAAGAAATGTCAGATCTCATTCAGGCTCACCGCGTGTTTGATACAAACCAGAGGGCCGTGAAAGCCTACGATGCAATGAGTGAAAAAATCGCAAACACGATACCAAGGCTAGACTAA
- a CDS encoding murein transglycosylase, with amino-acid sequence MPLREAQKSSQAKSPAPCQAQRQTSWLHFGAPLILFVGALVPFIASSSLKLSSHEIQKPQPPLTIRIQKPLQVKSTKPLSIAVDPVDEVRHWVNFYSTTGRGTFQRWLNRSSERIIEIQKILASQGLPKDLAYMVMIESGFQVNAVSPKKAVGPWQFMKPTGKRFGLTINEWLDERRNYSKSSVAAAKYLKVLFQEFQDWKLATASYNAGENYIKRITRNHDTKSFWRLSRAGALYDETRDYVPKFLAALVIAKAPHLYGFKIPSPTINKADTTHIWVPGGTHLDLIAVTAGLSPKELRELNAELIRGYVPHYVSQFRIQIPLKASRPISAYLRRTIAARERTPDSNSTF; translated from the coding sequence ATGCCATTAAGAGAGGCGCAAAAAAGCTCGCAAGCAAAGTCTCCTGCGCCTTGCCAGGCTCAGAGGCAAACAAGCTGGCTACACTTCGGAGCGCCTTTGATCCTATTTGTCGGGGCACTGGTGCCCTTTATAGCAAGCAGTTCTTTGAAGCTCTCCTCTCATGAAATCCAAAAGCCCCAGCCGCCACTGACAATTCGTATTCAAAAACCTCTTCAAGTAAAAAGCACGAAGCCTCTTTCGATAGCCGTTGACCCAGTTGATGAGGTAAGACACTGGGTTAATTTTTATTCAACTACCGGTAGAGGGACTTTTCAGCGTTGGCTCAATCGAAGCTCAGAAAGAATAATTGAAATTCAGAAGATCCTAGCAAGCCAAGGTCTACCGAAGGATTTGGCTTATATGGTGATGATAGAAAGTGGCTTTCAGGTCAATGCTGTAAGCCCCAAAAAAGCTGTTGGCCCGTGGCAGTTCATGAAACCCACAGGTAAGCGGTTTGGACTCACGATAAATGAGTGGCTTGATGAAAGAAGAAACTATTCAAAAAGTTCCGTCGCTGCGGCCAAATATTTGAAGGTGCTTTTTCAAGAGTTTCAAGACTGGAAGCTTGCAACTGCTTCTTACAACGCTGGCGAGAACTACATTAAAAGAATCACTCGAAATCACGATACAAAAAGTTTCTGGCGACTTTCACGAGCTGGCGCCCTCTATGATGAGACGCGCGACTATGTGCCGAAGTTCTTAGCCGCACTTGTTATAGCGAAGGCGCCGCACTTGTATGGGTTTAAGATTCCAAGCCCGACTATAAACAAAGCAGATACCACACACATTTGGGTTCCCGGTGGCACACATCTAGATTTAATAGCTGTCACGGCTGGTTTAAGCCCAAAAGAGCTCAGAGAGCTAAATGCCGAATTGATAAGAGGTTATGTGCCTCACTATGTAAGTCAGTTTAGAATACAAATTCCACTCAAGGCCTCTCGCCCAATCAGCGCTTACTTACGAAGAACCATCGCTGCACGCGAACGCACTCCCGACTCTAACTCTACTTTTTAA
- a CDS encoding aspartate kinase, producing MENTISVYKFGGSSLATAEHILAAARRVQSCLGAKRKAIVVVSAMGAETDRLYQLARKVAPIPSGRELDMLVSTGERVSMALLSMALNEIGVKAVSFTGSQAGIITSEAHSSAQILEITPVRVLEAFETNRVVVIAGFQGVSKRLKEVTTLGRGGSDLTAVAYSIALKATHCEFMKELPGFFTADPKIVPTAKHVQKIPSALLLECTYWGAKVLHHRCVELAHAQELLLRLSTSHEPGFESGETNSEVFPINYELWGKRVEKGSLPSIDSQKQSNPQGQPLIRSNEMNTNASSLSLSAANVSIEKKEIFAISGFKNALLLKAAAPSISELLEMFSACLGGEEVSWPQLLYVGCDNHAGEIICAGSPDLLRWVEAKIQNLNQLELKDTWHVTPIATVSVSSTASVGTDYIAKLSQQLKDQPKASERILMSPMSATFLVPRDHFEQWTRRLHELSQSF from the coding sequence ATGGAAAATACGATCTCCGTTTACAAGTTTGGCGGCAGCAGCCTTGCGACCGCCGAGCATATCTTGGCCGCTGCAAGAAGGGTGCAATCTTGCCTCGGCGCCAAGCGAAAAGCCATTGTCGTCGTCAGTGCCATGGGAGCAGAAACCGACAGACTCTACCAATTAGCCAGAAAGGTTGCTCCGATACCTTCAGGTCGAGAACTCGACATGCTTGTCTCAACAGGCGAGAGAGTGAGTATGGCGCTACTGTCTATGGCACTGAACGAAATCGGAGTGAAGGCAGTCAGCTTTACTGGTAGCCAAGCTGGAATCATAACGAGCGAGGCACACTCGAGCGCCCAGATTCTAGAAATCACGCCCGTGCGAGTCTTAGAAGCTTTCGAAACAAATCGAGTTGTTGTGATAGCCGGTTTCCAAGGTGTTTCTAAAAGACTAAAAGAAGTAACCACACTTGGCCGAGGTGGCTCCGATTTGACGGCGGTTGCCTACTCTATTGCACTTAAGGCAACTCACTGTGAGTTTATGAAAGAGCTCCCTGGGTTTTTCACTGCAGACCCCAAGATAGTTCCAACAGCGAAACACGTTCAAAAGATTCCTTCGGCACTCTTATTAGAATGCACATACTGGGGAGCAAAAGTTCTGCATCACAGATGTGTTGAGCTTGCTCACGCGCAAGAACTTCTTTTAAGACTGTCGACTTCTCATGAACCTGGTTTTGAATCTGGAGAAACGAATAGCGAGGTCTTTCCGATAAACTACGAGTTGTGGGGCAAGAGAGTAGAAAAAGGGAGCTTACCCTCAATTGATTCACAAAAACAATCGAACCCTCAAGGGCAGCCACTAATAAGGAGTAACGAGATGAATACAAACGCAAGCAGCCTTTCTTTAAGCGCTGCAAACGTGTCTATAGAGAAAAAAGAAATATTTGCTATAAGCGGTTTTAAAAATGCGTTGCTACTTAAGGCAGCGGCTCCTTCAATCAGCGAACTCTTAGAAATGTTTTCAGCATGTTTAGGTGGTGAAGAGGTCTCTTGGCCGCAGCTTCTTTACGTTGGTTGCGACAACCACGCCGGCGAGATTATTTGCGCTGGAAGCCCAGATTTACTTCGCTGGGTAGAAGCGAAAATCCAAAACTTGAATCAACTCGAACTAAAAGACACTTGGCATGTTACGCCCATTGCTACCGTAAGCGTTTCTTCGACAGCTTCTGTCGGCACTGACTACATAGCTAAGCTCAGCCAACAATTGAAAGATCAACCCAAAGCCAGCGAGCGCATATTAATGAGCCCCATGAGTGCAACTTTTTTAGTCCCACGAGATCACTTTGAGCAGTGGACCCGAAGGCTCCACGAACTCAGCCAGAGTTTTTAA
- a CDS encoding diguanylate cyclase response regulator, with the protein MIPAADRRILVVDDDKDALRAVSRALEAEGYVAILVTDGKTAIEKIKEAQPDLVLLDVQMPGLSGIDTLKYLRGRKEYVATMFLSAKSQVDEVVHGLDCGADDYIRKPYNLKELLARIRSQLRIKDLNDQLRVANQQLKGLVDRDDLTGLFNMRSLYQKLDHELERGKRFGHSLAVIMMDMDHFKLVNDNHDHLFGSYVLSEVGKIIKDNIRSVDFAARYGGDEFLIVLTESNREGAVRFCERLNELVREENFVSGADEIKLTASMGIAMSDPELEVDSRAMVRAADHALYQAKREGRDRVIEFKPSLDFQLGLPRSNMAAELMRRDKEKK; encoded by the coding sequence ATGATCCCAGCAGCAGACAGAAGAATTTTGGTGGTCGACGATGACAAGGATGCTTTGAGGGCAGTAAGTCGGGCACTTGAGGCCGAGGGCTACGTGGCCATCCTTGTGACTGACGGGAAGACTGCTATAGAGAAAATCAAAGAAGCACAGCCAGATTTGGTGTTGCTTGATGTTCAAATGCCCGGGCTCAGCGGAATCGACACACTTAAGTATCTGCGAGGTCGCAAAGAGTATGTTGCGACCATGTTTCTCTCAGCGAAATCACAAGTTGATGAAGTCGTGCACGGACTTGATTGTGGGGCAGACGACTATATTCGAAAGCCTTACAACCTCAAAGAACTGCTTGCTCGCATTCGCTCTCAGTTAAGGATTAAAGATCTGAATGATCAGCTCAGAGTGGCCAACCAGCAGCTAAAGGGTTTGGTAGACAGAGACGATTTGACCGGACTCTTTAATATGCGTTCGCTCTATCAAAAGCTCGATCACGAGCTTGAGAGAGGGAAGCGGTTTGGTCATAGTCTTGCGGTTATTATGATGGATATGGATCACTTTAAACTTGTTAATGACAATCACGACCACTTGTTTGGTAGTTATGTACTCAGTGAAGTCGGAAAGATTATAAAAGATAATATCCGCTCCGTCGATTTTGCCGCACGATACGGTGGGGATGAGTTTTTGATTGTGCTTACGGAGTCGAATCGTGAGGGAGCAGTTAGGTTTTGCGAACGCCTCAATGAACTGGTTCGCGAAGAAAATTTTGTCAGCGGGGCAGATGAAATAAAACTTACCGCAAGTATGGGGATTGCTATGTCGGACCCAGAACTCGAAGTAGATTCAAGGGCTATGGTAAGGGCGGCTGATCACGCTCTTTATCAAGCCAAACGCGAGGGGCGCGACCGAGTTATAGAGTTTAAACCGTCATTAGATTTTCAACTTGGTCTTCCTCGAAGCAACATGGCCGCAGAGCTCATGCGCCGAGATAAAGAAAAGAAATAA